Part of the Permianibacter fluminis genome, ATCAATGCCTACAAGCTGCCGCTGGCCACCACAATGGCGGATCGCGTGCGTACGCAAACACTGGGCGTAGCCTCGGTTGCATTGGCGCAAGGTGTGCCGTTCTTCCACGCTGGCATGGACATCCTGCGCAGCAAATCGCTCGACCGCGACAGCTACAACAGTGGCGATCATTTCAACGCCATTGATTGGAGTCTGCTCAGCAACAACTATGGCGTTGGCGCTCCGATTGCGGACAAGAATCAGGACAACTGGTACTTGATCAAACCGCGCCTAGCGAATGCCGCGATGAAGCCTGATGCCGACGCGGCGCAAACGGCCAACGCCGCGTTCCGCGAGTTGCTGCAGATTCGTTCGAGCTCGACTCTGTTCCGCTTGCGCACCGGCGAAGACGTCAAGAGCCGCGTGCACTTCCACAACACCGGCGTGGCGCAGGTGCCAGGTGTCATTGCCTACAGCATCGATGGTGCCGGTTATGACGGCGCGGAGTTCAACCGGATTGTGGTGGTGTTCAACGTTGCGACCAGCAGCCAATCGATTACGGTTGCTGATCTGGCTGGTCTCGATTTGAGCTTGCATCCGGTGCAGGCCGCGGGCAGTGATCCGGTGGTCAAGACGGCAAGTTTTGTTGGTGTGAGTGGGGAGTTTACGGTGCCGGCGCGTACGGTTGCCGTCTTTGTCGAGGCGCTCTGAGTCAGCGGTGACGCCTGTCGTCATCGCTCTGGCGTGCCGTTTGTAAAAACGACTTCAAGAGGAGTAGGGCCTCTTCCTGGCGTGGGGCCGGCCTGTATGGCGGCCCCTACTTTTTCTCATGCCGACATTTCATGACCCGATCGACTGGATCCGAACCAACAAGGCGAGGATGGTGCAGAGGAATGCGACGTCAACATGCGGTGGTTTGCAAGCGTTGGCGTCGGGATTCGGTAAGGCCGCGACAGTGACAAGACTGTCAATGAATAGACAGTGATGTCTATGCATTTTGATTGAAACGGACACAAAGTAGAGCGCACAAGGTAAAGCAGTCATGACAATTCGTATCGCCATCAATGGCTTTGGTCGTATCGGTCGCAATGTGGTGCGAGCGCTGTATGAATCGGGCTATCGCGACCGGGTCCAGCTCGTCGCCATCAATGATTTGGGCGACCTCGCTACCTCGGCGCACCTGTTGCGTTACGACAGTGTGCACGGCCGCTTTGCCACGCCTGTCAGTCATGATGGCAACAAGCTCGTGATCGGCAGCGATGACGTGCTCTATTGCAGCCAGCCGGATCCCGCGTTGTTGCCGTGGCGCACGCTCGGTGTCGATGTCGTGCTCGAATGCACCGGTCGCTTCACCAGCCGGGCCCAGGCTGCCATTCATCTGGCTGCTGGCGCCCGCAAGGTGCTGATCTCGGCGCCTGCCGATGATGCTGATGCCACCATCGTCTTTGGTGTCAACCATCAGCAGATCACGCCGGAGATGAGCATTGTCTCCAATGCTTCCTGCACCACCAATTGCCTGGCACCGGTGGCCAAAGTGCTGCATGAATTGCTCGGCATCGAACAGGCGTCGATGACGACCATACATTCCTATACCAATGATCAGCAGTTGCTCGATTTGAATCACAAGGACATTTATCGCGCCCGTTCGGCAACGCAATCGATGATTCCGACCAAGACCGGCGCAGCCAAGGCCGTAGGGCTGGTATTGCCGCAACTGAAAGGCAAATTTGATGGCATGGCGGTGCGAGTGCCGACCATCAACGTCTCGCTGGTCGATCTGAACTTTCTGGCCAGCCGCGAGACCAGCGTCGCTGAGGT contains:
- the gap gene encoding type I glyceraldehyde-3-phosphate dehydrogenase; translation: MTIRIAINGFGRIGRNVVRALYESGYRDRVQLVAINDLGDLATSAHLLRYDSVHGRFATPVSHDGNKLVIGSDDVLYCSQPDPALLPWRTLGVDVVLECTGRFTSRAQAAIHLAAGARKVLISAPADDADATIVFGVNHQQITPEMSIVSNASCTTNCLAPVAKVLHELLGIEQASMTTIHSYTNDQQLLDLNHKDIYRARSATQSMIPTKTGAAKAVGLVLPQLKGKFDGMAVRVPTINVSLVDLNFLASRETSVAEVNAALKQAASTGPLASVLDYNETPLVSIDFNHVPASSTFDATQTKVSGRWVKVMAWYDNEWGFSHRMLDTSLALALADKTPARASAAAATCSG